A genome region from Nocardia sp. NBC_00565 includes the following:
- a CDS encoding acyl-CoA dehydrogenase family protein has product MNLLPSDDQLELVAAAAEFVRARMPIEDIRRRASDESSVDPAVWREGAELGLLTLGLAEEYGGAGQPFDDEALLFVELGRQLATGPFLAATLGARVAAHCGDSELSGRIGDGSAVVGLAELRGDGSAGADGFNGTFDLIDAAGCSYLLLITRQGAALVAASEFADVADLDSVDPATRLATATVTAGAVVHWLPDSADSIWLRAVLLSAAFLAGIADGATQLATEHAKTRVQFGSPIGVHQAIKHACSDMAVRTESAFAQVCFAAVCLASARPNTLAQVLAARAVAASAAVDNGAACIHVHGGMGYTYEHNAHLYLKRAHVYKHLIAEPSEVLAELLSQDVAA; this is encoded by the coding sequence ATGAACCTCCTACCCTCCGACGACCAACTCGAACTCGTCGCCGCCGCAGCGGAATTCGTTCGCGCGCGGATGCCCATCGAGGACATCCGCCGACGCGCGAGCGACGAGTCGTCGGTCGACCCGGCCGTCTGGAGAGAAGGCGCCGAACTGGGGTTACTGACCCTCGGGCTCGCCGAGGAATACGGTGGCGCGGGCCAGCCCTTCGACGACGAGGCCCTGCTCTTCGTCGAACTCGGCAGGCAGCTGGCCACCGGACCTTTCCTGGCCGCCACACTGGGTGCGCGCGTTGCCGCGCACTGCGGCGACAGCGAGTTGTCCGGACGGATCGGCGACGGATCAGCCGTAGTCGGATTGGCCGAACTGCGCGGCGACGGGTCGGCCGGGGCAGACGGATTCAACGGGACCTTCGATCTCATCGACGCCGCAGGCTGCAGCTACCTACTGCTGATCACCAGGCAGGGCGCCGCGCTCGTGGCGGCAAGCGAGTTCGCCGACGTGGCCGACCTCGACTCCGTCGACCCCGCCACCCGGCTGGCCACCGCGACTGTCACCGCGGGGGCGGTAGTGCACTGGCTGCCGGACAGTGCCGATTCGATCTGGCTACGCGCAGTCCTGCTGTCGGCGGCATTCCTTGCCGGAATCGCGGACGGAGCAACCCAACTGGCGACCGAACACGCGAAGACGCGAGTTCAGTTCGGCAGTCCGATCGGCGTGCACCAGGCGATCAAGCACGCGTGCTCCGACATGGCAGTGCGCACCGAATCGGCGTTCGCCCAAGTATGTTTCGCCGCGGTGTGCCTGGCCTCGGCCCGGCCGAACACCCTGGCGCAAGTGCTGGCGGCCAGAGCCGTCGCCGCGAGCGCGGCGGTGGACAATGGGGCAGCCTGCATCCACGTACACGGCGGAATGGGCTACACCTACGAACACAACGCACACCTCTATCTCAAACGTGCGCACGTCTACAAACACCTGATCGCCGAGCCATCCGAGGTGCTCGCCGAACTGCTCAGCCAGGACGTCGCCGCATGA
- a CDS encoding acyl-CoA dehydrogenase family protein, whose protein sequence is MDLDFTKEQWEFREEVRAWLRENKPSEPRPRDHAGIREYDMAWQRTQWKGGWAGIAWPKEYGGGGLTLLQQLIWYEEYAAAGFPGIDANFVGLSHAGPTLITRADQAQKEFHLPRILQGEVVWCQGFSEPEAGSDLAALRTKAVLDGDEFVISGQKIWTSFADCADYQELLVRTDNSGSKHQGITWLICDMRSPGIDIRAIETIEGGAEFCEVFYDDVRIPVSNVVGTVGAGWSVAMSTLSFERGTAFTANQVRLTKVVEDLIDFARDHVGPDGKRPAILDEEIARRLARARASVTSLRAMTYAGICRSMQTETPGPKGSMLKLFYGDLAKEVGALAMDIVGTDALRRTSRWDPDGWVGNYFYSFSQAIGGGTSEIQRNIIGERVLGLPR, encoded by the coding sequence ATGGATTTGGACTTCACGAAGGAACAGTGGGAGTTCCGCGAGGAGGTCCGCGCCTGGCTGCGCGAGAACAAGCCCTCGGAGCCGCGGCCCCGTGATCACGCAGGTATCCGCGAATACGACATGGCCTGGCAGCGCACCCAGTGGAAGGGTGGCTGGGCCGGAATCGCCTGGCCCAAGGAATACGGTGGCGGCGGGCTGACCCTGTTGCAGCAGCTCATCTGGTATGAGGAGTATGCGGCCGCGGGATTCCCGGGCATCGACGCCAACTTCGTCGGGCTCAGTCACGCGGGACCCACCTTGATCACTCGCGCCGACCAGGCACAGAAGGAATTCCACCTGCCCCGGATTCTGCAGGGCGAGGTCGTGTGGTGCCAGGGCTTCTCCGAGCCCGAAGCGGGCTCGGACCTGGCCGCGCTGCGGACCAAGGCGGTGCTGGACGGCGACGAGTTCGTAATTTCCGGACAGAAGATCTGGACCAGCTTCGCGGACTGCGCGGACTACCAGGAGTTGCTCGTGCGGACCGACAACTCCGGGTCGAAACACCAGGGAATCACCTGGCTGATCTGTGATATGCGCAGCCCGGGCATCGATATCCGCGCCATCGAAACGATCGAAGGCGGCGCCGAATTCTGCGAGGTGTTCTACGACGACGTCCGGATCCCGGTCTCGAATGTCGTCGGCACGGTGGGTGCGGGCTGGAGCGTCGCCATGTCGACGCTGTCCTTCGAACGCGGAACCGCCTTCACCGCCAATCAGGTTCGTCTCACCAAGGTGGTCGAGGATCTGATCGACTTCGCCCGTGACCATGTCGGACCAGATGGCAAACGACCCGCCATCCTCGATGAGGAGATCGCGCGCCGGCTCGCCCGCGCCCGAGCGTCGGTCACCTCCTTGCGTGCGATGACCTACGCGGGCATCTGCCGCAGCATGCAGACCGAAACACCCGGTCCGAAGGGATCGATGCTCAAGCTGTTCTACGGCGATCTGGCCAAGGAAGTCGGCGCGCTCGCGATGGACATCGTCGGCACGGATGCACTGCGGCGCACGTCCCGGTGGGATCCGGACGGATGGGTCGGCAACTACTTCTACTCGTTCTCGCAGGCCATCGGCGGCGGCACGTCCGAGATCCAGCGCAACATCATCGGCGAGCGCGTCCTCGGCCTGCCGCGATGA
- a CDS encoding aldolase/citrate lyase family protein, which translates to MWVAGANPYSAEICAGAGLDWLLIDQEHAPNDLRSTLAQLQAVATYPVEALVRPPSADPAVIKQLLDIGVTNLVVPMIESAAEASAVVAATRYPPAGIRGVGSALARASRWNRVSDYLITANESMTVTVQIESVQGIAELAKIASVDGIDAIFIGPADLAASMGHLGKPESPEVVATIEAALHTIRVSGVAAGVNAFNPAIARRYMAAGAAFVLVGADVTLLARGAEMLAQEYGCGA; encoded by the coding sequence ATGTGGGTCGCCGGCGCCAACCCGTACTCGGCCGAAATCTGCGCGGGCGCCGGACTCGACTGGCTGCTGATCGACCAGGAGCACGCGCCCAACGATCTGCGGTCCACGCTCGCCCAGCTCCAGGCGGTCGCAACCTATCCGGTCGAGGCACTGGTCCGTCCGCCATCGGCCGACCCCGCCGTCATCAAGCAACTCCTCGATATCGGCGTCACGAACCTGGTCGTGCCGATGATCGAATCGGCGGCCGAGGCGAGCGCGGTCGTCGCGGCCACCCGCTACCCGCCCGCGGGGATCCGCGGCGTCGGAAGCGCACTGGCCCGCGCCTCCCGCTGGAACCGCGTTTCTGACTATCTCATCACCGCGAATGAGTCGATGACGGTGACGGTTCAGATCGAGTCCGTGCAGGGCATCGCCGAACTGGCGAAGATAGCCTCGGTCGACGGCATTGATGCGATCTTCATCGGGCCCGCCGATCTCGCGGCGTCGATGGGGCACCTCGGCAAACCCGAGTCTCCCGAAGTAGTCGCCACGATCGAAGCGGCGCTGCACACCATTCGCGTTAGTGGCGTCGCGGCAGGCGTCAACGCGTTCAATCCAGCTATCGCGCGGCGATATATGGCAGCCGGTGCGGCATTCGTGCTGGTCGGGGCCGACGTGACTCTACTCGCGCGTGGCGCCGAGATGCTGGCGCAAGAGTATGGATGTGGCGCATAG
- the hpaH gene encoding 2-oxo-hept-4-ene-1,7-dioate hydratase, whose protein sequence is MLDSTTIDDLARRLHEAERTRVPIRQPSLDHPEMSIEDAYAVQRVLVDLKVAEGRVIRGRKIGLTSKVMQRAVSISEPDYGVLFDDMFFEDGGVVPAGRFIRPRIEVELAFILGQDLSQNDVTLYDVLRATEFVTPALEILDARVQMTDPDTGHRRTIVDTIADNAADAGIVLGGRVVRPLDTDLRWIAALLLRNGTIEESGVAAAVLNHPGNGVAWLANRLAPYGVWLRAGDVVLSGSFTTPVFAEPGDTFVADYGPLGTVSCSFERPQP, encoded by the coding sequence ATGCTTGACTCCACCACCATCGACGATCTCGCCCGGCGGCTGCACGAGGCCGAACGCACACGCGTGCCGATTCGCCAACCGTCCCTCGATCATCCGGAGATGTCGATCGAGGATGCCTACGCAGTCCAACGAGTTCTCGTGGACCTCAAGGTCGCCGAAGGCCGGGTGATCCGCGGCCGGAAGATCGGCCTGACCTCGAAGGTCATGCAGCGTGCCGTATCCATCTCCGAGCCCGACTACGGCGTGCTCTTCGACGACATGTTCTTCGAGGACGGCGGTGTCGTGCCCGCGGGCCGGTTCATCCGGCCACGCATCGAGGTCGAGCTGGCGTTCATTCTCGGACAGGATCTGTCCCAGAATGACGTCACGCTCTACGACGTACTGCGGGCAACGGAGTTCGTCACCCCGGCGCTCGAGATCCTCGACGCGCGAGTGCAGATGACCGATCCCGACACCGGGCACCGGCGCACCATCGTGGACACCATCGCCGATAATGCCGCCGACGCGGGCATCGTGCTCGGCGGCCGCGTGGTCCGCCCCCTCGATACGGACCTGCGCTGGATCGCCGCGCTGTTGCTGCGCAACGGCACGATCGAGGAATCCGGAGTCGCCGCGGCGGTGCTCAACCACCCCGGCAACGGCGTGGCTTGGCTGGCGAATCGCCTTGCGCCGTATGGTGTCTGGCTGCGGGCAGGCGATGTCGTCCTATCGGGCTCGTTCACCACGCCGGTGTTCGCCGAACCCGGTGACACCTTCGTCGCGGACTACGGACCGCTCGGGACCGTCTCGTGCTCGTTCGAAAGGCCACAACCGTGA
- a CDS encoding alpha/beta fold hydrolase encodes MTETTTLASTDDYRSIWGYLRELDFRQTFVDIDGVRTRVAEAGSPDKPHVILLHGTGGHWETFAPNLSALSSQYHCVAIDMVGNGFSDKPDYDYEVAVYVRQVLGVMDHFGMSKTHLVAMSLGAWVAAATAVAHPDRVGKLILMSPAGMEASVSNMARIRAERTQAVNDPSWASIHKVFEHLIADENNRIPDLIALRQAIYRRTDTRETINHLLILQDPAARDRNLIPAAQWTTIAAPTMIVASGADHGVYQETARTIARLIPDSEVFEMPEVRHWPHFEDAPSFNRAALQFLGK; translated from the coding sequence ATGACGGAGACGACGACTCTTGCCAGCACGGACGACTACCGGAGCATCTGGGGCTACCTGCGCGAACTCGACTTCCGGCAGACCTTCGTCGACATCGACGGCGTGCGCACCCGAGTGGCCGAGGCGGGCTCGCCCGACAAGCCGCACGTGATCCTGCTGCACGGCACCGGCGGGCACTGGGAAACGTTCGCGCCCAACCTGTCCGCGCTCAGCTCGCAGTACCACTGCGTCGCCATCGACATGGTCGGCAACGGCTTCTCCGACAAGCCCGACTACGACTACGAGGTCGCGGTCTACGTACGGCAGGTTCTCGGCGTCATGGACCACTTCGGCATGTCCAAGACCCACCTCGTCGCCATGTCGCTCGGCGCCTGGGTGGCCGCGGCAACCGCGGTTGCCCATCCCGATCGCGTCGGCAAGTTGATCCTCATGTCACCGGCCGGCATGGAGGCCTCGGTGTCCAACATGGCGCGGATCCGCGCCGAGCGCACGCAGGCGGTGAACGATCCGAGCTGGGCGTCGATCCACAAGGTGTTCGAGCACCTGATCGCCGACGAGAACAACCGCATCCCGGACCTGATCGCGTTGCGCCAGGCGATCTACCGGCGCACCGATACCCGCGAGACCATCAACCACCTGCTGATCCTGCAGGATCCCGCGGCCCGCGACCGCAACCTGATTCCGGCGGCGCAGTGGACCACGATCGCGGCGCCGACCATGATTGTCGCCTCCGGCGCGGACCACGGCGTCTACCAGGAGACGGCACGAACCATCGCCCGCCTGATTCCCGACTCCGAGGTTTTCGAGATGCCCGAGGTCCGGCACTGGCCGCACTTCGAGGACGCGCCGAGCTTCAATCGGGCCGCGCTGCAATTCCTCGGGAAGTGA
- a CDS encoding thiolase family protein yields MTEMSLRPGRTPLQLAVEAARAALADAGIEHRDIDGLLVGSSQGVRPDRLGVGFAAQGGFSDLRLLEHIEIKGATTIAMVQRAQLAIETGAARTVLCVFADAPLVAGKGSGSTYAHSGGNAGTRGLERASGVLGSVPTYALLARRWLHTTGGSEADLCTVVTTARRWARGNPAAVVRAPLDEQGYYDSPMVSDPLRRLDCARPVNGAVAVIVSGDPAVGHSVRLNIRGTGRDHPVRHRRAGGESWFGGGRRAVDDALEQAGMSRRDLDMVQLYDPFSVVTLMLLDEYGLTGSQTVPEFVAGGGLGPDGPLPTNTGGGQLSGFYLQGMTPLAEAIVQLRGAGGERQVPDAATALVGGIGGRVDHHAAMILERAA; encoded by the coding sequence ATGACCGAGATGTCCCTGCGCCCCGGTCGGACACCGCTGCAACTGGCGGTTGAAGCCGCGCGAGCAGCGCTGGCAGACGCCGGTATCGAGCATCGAGATATCGATGGCTTGCTGGTCGGTTCCTCGCAAGGCGTCCGCCCGGACCGTTTGGGTGTCGGCTTCGCGGCGCAAGGGGGATTCTCCGACCTGCGGCTGCTCGAACACATCGAGATCAAGGGCGCCACGACGATTGCCATGGTTCAGCGCGCGCAGCTTGCCATCGAGACAGGTGCCGCGCGGACCGTGCTGTGTGTCTTCGCGGACGCGCCACTGGTTGCCGGTAAGGGCTCCGGGTCGACGTACGCGCACAGTGGCGGCAATGCGGGAACACGCGGTCTGGAGCGCGCGTCGGGTGTGCTCGGGTCGGTGCCGACCTATGCGCTGCTTGCCCGGCGCTGGCTGCATACGACCGGTGGATCCGAGGCCGACCTGTGCACCGTCGTGACCACCGCCCGGCGCTGGGCGCGGGGAAACCCGGCGGCGGTCGTGCGTGCGCCCCTGGACGAGCAGGGTTACTACGACAGTCCGATGGTTTCCGATCCGCTGCGCCGCCTGGATTGCGCCCGGCCCGTCAATGGAGCGGTGGCGGTGATCGTGAGCGGCGATCCCGCCGTGGGACATTCGGTTCGGCTGAATATCCGCGGCACCGGTCGCGACCACCCCGTGCGGCATCGGCGAGCCGGCGGCGAGTCCTGGTTCGGCGGCGGACGGCGCGCGGTCGACGACGCGCTCGAACAGGCGGGGATGTCGCGTCGCGACCTCGACATGGTGCAGCTGTACGACCCGTTCTCCGTGGTCACCCTGATGCTTCTGGACGAATATGGGCTCACCGGATCGCAGACCGTGCCGGAGTTCGTCGCCGGTGGCGGCCTCGGTCCGGATGGGCCGCTGCCGACCAATACCGGTGGGGGACAGTTGTCCGGGTTCTACCTACAGGGCATGACGCCGCTCGCCGAGGCGATCGTCCAACTGCGCGGCGCGGGTGGCGAACGCCAGGTGCCCGATGCCGCGACGGCGCTCGTCGGCGGCATCGGCGGCCGAGTGGATCACCACGCGGCCATGATCCTGGAGCGTGCGGCATGA
- a CDS encoding OB-fold domain-containing protein, with protein sequence MTTALDVDWLLDAGLAPDAADDTLAPLYSAAAADRLDLPFCADCESPIDLDQHVCDNCGSVRTLWRTVESTGTVHSATMMHRLEPGLVRTGAPYPILDVELTSGHRLIMTSRDRTEAVFHIGDQVTIGFRSLGGVAIPAACLVRLPSRPTKESTAQSISEEHP encoded by the coding sequence ATGACGACGGCACTCGACGTGGACTGGCTACTGGACGCGGGCCTTGCCCCGGACGCGGCCGATGACACACTCGCGCCGCTGTATTCCGCCGCCGCCGCCGACCGGCTCGACCTGCCGTTCTGCGCGGACTGCGAATCTCCCATCGATCTGGACCAGCATGTGTGCGACAACTGTGGATCGGTTCGAACCCTGTGGCGCACTGTCGAATCCACGGGCACCGTGCACTCCGCCACGATGATGCACAGGCTGGAACCCGGGTTGGTCCGAACCGGTGCTCCCTATCCCATCCTCGATGTCGAGCTGACCAGTGGTCATCGACTGATCATGACCTCGCGGGACCGAACCGAAGCCGTATTCCACATCGGTGACCAGGTCACGATCGGGTTCCGCAGTCTCGGCGGAGTAGCCATCCCCGCTGCCTGCCTGGTGCGCCTGCCCTCTCGGCCCACCAAAGAATCTACCGCCCAAAGTATTTCGGAGGAACACCCATGA
- a CDS encoding aromatic ring-hydroxylating oxygenase subunit alpha codes for MTTLEPPPVASEEFDVSQIVHEDRVHGSVYTSPEIFQRELDTIFRRGWVYVAHESEVSEPGDYLTRRIGSDPVVVVQGRDGEIRVLLNRCTHRANKLCNAEKGNASSFRCPYHGWTFSNTGALSAVPMREGYGETFQKVRSELALAEAPRVESYRGFIFASLAAEGISLTEHLGRATTAIDRLLALSPTGTIDLRANWMKHHHRANWKMVVENNVDGYHALFTHASVYDAIRPAKVSHIPTKVDVVVRDMGGGHSEIDYSAEYRKLDEEFVWYGRTPRAKLAKYIESMEAAHGPEKVHESLVVGPPHTLIWPNLFLAEMNIMYVEPIAPDETIAYTTAALFPGQDEMNQRMLRRAEGAMGPSGFLIADDGEIGMRNQAGLAAHKPDWLRLARGIETDVTDETGIVNSDKSAETPQRGFYRQWASVVGQEL; via the coding sequence ATGACCACACTCGAACCGCCGCCCGTGGCGTCGGAGGAATTCGATGTCTCGCAGATCGTGCACGAGGACCGGGTGCACGGATCCGTCTACACCTCGCCCGAGATCTTTCAGCGTGAGCTGGACACGATCTTCCGGCGCGGATGGGTCTATGTGGCACACGAGAGCGAGGTCAGTGAGCCGGGTGACTACCTGACTCGCCGGATTGGGAGCGACCCGGTCGTTGTCGTACAAGGCCGTGACGGTGAGATCCGGGTGCTGCTCAACCGATGCACCCATCGCGCGAACAAGCTCTGCAACGCGGAGAAGGGAAATGCGTCGTCTTTCCGCTGCCCCTATCACGGGTGGACGTTCAGTAACACCGGAGCGCTGAGTGCGGTCCCGATGCGTGAGGGATACGGCGAGACATTCCAAAAGGTCCGGTCCGAGCTGGCTCTCGCCGAAGCGCCACGGGTGGAGAGCTACCGCGGATTCATCTTTGCTTCTCTTGCGGCCGAAGGGATTTCGCTCACCGAGCACCTCGGCCGGGCGACCACCGCCATCGACCGTCTGCTCGCGCTGTCGCCGACCGGCACCATCGATCTGCGGGCCAACTGGATGAAGCACCACCATCGGGCGAACTGGAAGATGGTGGTGGAGAACAACGTCGACGGCTACCACGCCTTGTTCACCCACGCGTCGGTCTACGACGCGATCCGCCCGGCGAAAGTCTCCCATATTCCGACCAAGGTCGACGTCGTGGTGCGCGATATGGGCGGCGGCCACTCGGAGATCGATTACTCGGCCGAGTACCGCAAGCTCGACGAGGAGTTCGTCTGGTACGGGCGGACTCCGCGCGCCAAGCTGGCGAAGTACATCGAGTCGATGGAGGCCGCCCACGGACCGGAGAAGGTCCACGAAAGCCTCGTTGTCGGACCGCCGCACACGCTGATCTGGCCGAATCTGTTCCTCGCCGAAATGAACATCATGTATGTCGAACCGATCGCGCCCGACGAGACGATCGCGTACACGACGGCGGCGCTGTTCCCCGGCCAGGACGAGATGAACCAGCGCATGCTCCGGCGCGCGGAGGGTGCGATGGGGCCCTCGGGCTTCCTGATCGCCGACGACGGTGAGATCGGGATGCGCAACCAGGCCGGCCTCGCCGCGCACAAGCCCGACTGGCTGCGCCTGGCCCGCGGCATCGAAACCGACGTGACCGACGAGACCGGAATCGTCAACAGCGACAAGAGCGCCGAGACCCCACAGCGCGGTTTCTACCGGCAGTGGGCCAGCGTCGTCGGACAGGAGTTGTAG
- a CDS encoding aromatic-ring-hydroxylating dioxygenase subunit beta, producing MTTTENAIATPESLPVPSPDIEAFLYLEARLADEARYSEWETLWADDALYWVPMSPEDDPKVNLAYIYDNRRRIKSRVAQLNTGNRHSQTPPSVMRRMLSNMEVSDESADGVVTVGSNFALFEYRYSQRVWAGRVIHRIRRTEDGLRLVAKTVHLVNAGGPLETLAFLI from the coding sequence ATGACCACCACCGAGAACGCGATCGCTACACCCGAGTCTCTGCCCGTACCGAGTCCCGACATCGAGGCATTCCTCTACCTCGAGGCGCGACTCGCCGATGAGGCCAGGTACTCCGAGTGGGAGACCCTGTGGGCCGATGACGCGCTCTACTGGGTCCCGATGAGCCCCGAGGACGATCCGAAGGTCAACCTCGCCTACATCTACGACAACCGGCGCCGGATCAAAAGCCGGGTGGCGCAACTCAATACCGGCAATCGGCACTCGCAGACGCCGCCATCGGTCATGCGCCGGATGTTGAGCAACATGGAGGTCTCGGACGAATCGGCCGACGGTGTCGTGACGGTCGGGTCCAACTTCGCGCTCTTCGAGTACCGCTACAGCCAGCGCGTCTGGGCCGGGCGCGTCATCCACCGGATCCGGCGGACCGAGGACGGTCTGCGACTGGTTGCCAAAACCGTGCACCTGGTCAACGCGGGCGGTCCCCTCGAGACCCTGGCGTTTCTCATCTAG
- a CDS encoding class I adenylate-forming enzyme family protein, with the protein MLVGDIPTNNARRYPDKPAVVESDCVRTWAQVDERARRLANYLGAQGLVKGDRVLVIARNCAEWPEIMFAVAKAGMVVVPVNIRLAPDELAYLRDDCAARAAVVHGDQAERFGGELATLHAVLEIRPDGRAQGLGTDYETALVSGATTDPTPADLRPDDILNILYTSGTTGRSKGVVNTHRNLLAQAIDTTLVTESNRSDVFLATTPFFTAGGSVRTLSWMYLGQTMVIHRKFDPQAVIDEIERSKVTFTTFIPTMLARTLRILEEGPPRDMSSLRRISYGSAPVPPGLAKKAMDLLGCDLQQRYGLTECGGQATIFTPADHRDMVAGKTSVLTSCGQETPMCSIRIVGEDGVELPTGEIGEIVIRSDANAIGYWNRPEQTAETFRPTGLWSGDLGYLDAERFLHITGRKTDMIISGGFNVYPAEIERVIGHHTGVELVAVVGVPDPEWGETPVAVVIARAGSDEETLTVELRELCRAELAGYKQPRRFVYRSEFPLGPAGKILKRVIAEDLRVAAE; encoded by the coding sequence GTGCTCGTAGGCGATATCCCCACCAACAACGCGCGACGGTACCCGGACAAACCGGCCGTCGTCGAGTCCGACTGCGTGCGCACCTGGGCGCAGGTCGATGAGCGAGCCCGGCGGCTCGCGAATTACCTTGGCGCACAGGGCTTGGTCAAAGGTGACCGCGTGCTGGTCATCGCCAGGAACTGTGCCGAATGGCCGGAGATCATGTTCGCCGTCGCCAAGGCGGGCATGGTCGTCGTACCGGTCAATATCCGCCTGGCCCCGGACGAACTCGCCTATCTGCGCGACGATTGTGCTGCTCGGGCAGCGGTAGTTCACGGTGATCAGGCCGAACGGTTCGGCGGCGAGCTCGCCACGCTGCACGCGGTGCTGGAAATTCGGCCGGACGGCCGGGCGCAGGGTCTCGGCACCGACTACGAGACCGCGCTCGTGTCGGGCGCGACCACCGATCCCACCCCGGCCGACCTCCGGCCGGACGACATCCTGAACATCCTGTACACGAGTGGCACCACCGGCCGCTCCAAAGGGGTGGTGAACACCCATCGCAACCTGCTGGCTCAGGCGATCGACACCACACTGGTCACCGAGAGCAACCGCTCGGATGTCTTTCTGGCCACCACCCCGTTCTTCACCGCGGGCGGCAGCGTGCGCACGCTCTCGTGGATGTATCTCGGCCAGACCATGGTGATCCACCGGAAGTTCGACCCGCAGGCCGTGATCGACGAGATCGAACGCAGCAAGGTGACCTTCACGACGTTCATCCCGACCATGCTGGCGCGCACCTTGCGCATCCTGGAGGAGGGCCCGCCGCGCGATATGTCGAGCCTGCGCCGGATCAGCTATGGGTCCGCGCCGGTTCCGCCCGGTCTGGCGAAGAAGGCGATGGACCTGCTCGGCTGCGATCTGCAACAGCGCTACGGCTTGACCGAATGTGGTGGGCAGGCAACGATTTTCACACCGGCCGATCATCGGGACATGGTGGCCGGGAAGACCTCGGTGCTGACCTCGTGCGGCCAGGAGACACCGATGTGCTCGATCCGCATTGTCGGCGAGGACGGCGTCGAGCTACCCACCGGCGAGATCGGCGAAATCGTTATCCGCAGCGACGCCAACGCCATCGGCTACTGGAACCGGCCGGAGCAGACCGCCGAGACCTTCCGGCCGACGGGTCTGTGGTCCGGCGATCTCGGATACCTCGATGCCGAACGCTTCCTGCATATCACCGGACGCAAGACCGACATGATCATCTCGGGTGGGTTCAACGTGTATCCGGCCGAGATCGAACGCGTGATCGGCCACCACACCGGTGTCGAACTGGTCGCCGTCGTCGGTGTGCCCGACCCGGAGTGGGGTGAGACGCCCGTCGCCGTGGTGATCGCGCGCGCGGGCTCGGACGAGGAGACGCTGACGGTGGAGCTGCGGGAGCTGTGCCGGGCCGAGCTGGCCGGGTACAAACAGCCCCGGCGCTTCGTCTACCGATCCGAGTTCCCGTTGGGACCGGCCGGAAAGATTCTCAAACGCGTTATCGCCGAAGATCTTCGAGTCGCGGCAGAGTAG
- a CDS encoding enoyl-CoA hydratase/isomerase family protein, translated as MPDVHYTTIEFEVADHIATITLNRPDRLNSFNKAMADEMVDVWQRVRDDDDIHVAVLRANGERAFCTGIDLGEGPWWTHQSRWNQEDPGVALGPRQHRVWKPVICAVHGMAAGGAMYFINESDIVICSSEATFFDPHANAGIVSALEPIGMLARGIPVGEVLRWALLGSDERMTAETALRVGIVTEVVEPGQLRARAQELAQEIAARRPEAIQGTVRAIWEALEMTPSVAQRNGLSYTQIGNPGDGRTDSRTNKRAPRFR; from the coding sequence ATGCCTGACGTGCACTATACGACGATCGAGTTCGAGGTTGCCGACCACATCGCGACCATCACACTCAACCGCCCGGATCGCCTGAACAGCTTCAACAAGGCGATGGCCGACGAGATGGTGGACGTGTGGCAGCGGGTTCGCGATGACGACGACATCCACGTCGCGGTGCTGCGCGCCAATGGCGAGCGCGCCTTCTGCACCGGCATCGACCTCGGCGAGGGGCCCTGGTGGACGCACCAGAGCCGCTGGAATCAAGAGGATCCCGGCGTCGCGCTCGGTCCGCGGCAGCACCGGGTGTGGAAGCCGGTCATCTGCGCGGTCCATGGCATGGCGGCCGGTGGCGCGATGTACTTCATCAACGAATCCGACATCGTGATCTGCTCGTCGGAGGCCACCTTCTTCGATCCACACGCGAACGCCGGGATCGTATCGGCGCTGGAACCGATCGGCATGCTGGCGCGGGGGATCCCGGTCGGCGAGGTGTTGCGCTGGGCGTTGCTCGGTAGCGATGAGCGGATGACGGCGGAGACCGCGCTGCGAGTCGGCATCGTTACCGAGGTCGTCGAGCCCGGCCAACTGCGTGCGCGTGCACAGGAACTCGCGCAAGAGATCGCGGCCCGCCGCCCGGAAGCCATTCAAGGCACGGTGCGCGCGATCTGGGAAGCGCTGGAGATGACGCCGTCGGTCGCGCAGCGAAACGGCCTGTCCTACACCCAGATCGGTAACCCCGGCGACGGGCGCACCGACTCCCGAACCAACAAGCGAGCTCCGCGCTTTCGCTGA